The following proteins are co-located in the Aythya fuligula voucher JS04 mitochondrion, complete genome genome:
- the ATP8 gene encoding ATP synthase F0 subunit 8 produces MPQLNPAPWFSIMIMTWLTLALLIQPKLLTFTTTNPPSSKPSLTTKPTPWAWPWT; encoded by the coding sequence ATGCCTCAACTCAACCCCGCACCATGATTCTCAATCATGATCATAACCTGACTAACCCTCGCACTCCTGATCCAGCCAAAACTACTAACCTTTACCACAACAAACCCCCCATCAAGCAAACCATCCCTCACCACTAAACCCACACCATGAGCCTGACCATGAACCTAA
- the ATP6 gene encoding ATP synthase F0 subunit 6 codes for MNLSFFDQFSSPYLLGIPLILLSLLFPALLFPSPGNRWVSNRLSTIQLWLLHLITKQLMIPLNKNGHKWALMLTSLMTMLLTINLLGLLPYTFTPTTQLSMNMALAFPLWLATLLTGLRNKPSASLAHLLPEGTPTPLIPALILIETTSLLIRPLALGVRLTANLTAGHLLIQLISTASIALMPILPAVSILTMVILLLLTILEVAVAMIQAYVFVLLLSLYLQENI; via the coding sequence ATGAACCTAAGCTTCTTTGACCAATTCTCAAGCCCCTACCTACTCGGCATCCCCCTAATTCTTCTATCCCTACTCTTCCCAGCCCTGCTATTCCCATCCCCCGGCAACCGATGAGTCAGCAACCGACTTTCCACCATCCAACTATGACTCCTGCACCTAATTACAAAACAACTAATGATCCCACTAAACAAGAACGGCCACAAATGAGCTCTAATGCTAACATCACTAATAACCATACTCCTTACAATTAACCTCCTAGGACTCCTTCCGTATACATTCACCCCCACCACCCAACTATCTATAAACATAGCCCTAGCCTTCCCCCTATGGCTCGCTACCCTACTAACAGGCCTACGAAACAAACCGTCAGCCTCCCTAGCCCACTTGCTACCAGAAGGCACCCCAACACCTCTGATCCCCGCACTTATTTTAATCGAAACAACCAGCCTACTGATCCGACCATTAGCCCTAGGAGTCCGACTCACAGCCAACCTCACGGCAGGGCACCTGCTTATTCAGCTCATCTCCACAGCCTCCATCGCACTCATACCCATCCTCCCTGCAGTGTCAATCCTGACAATAGTCATCCTACTGCTCCTCACCATCCTAGAAGTAGCAGTAGCCATAATCCAAGCTTACGTCTTCGTCCTCCTTCTAAGCCTATACTTACAAGAAAATATCTAA